A genomic window from Sulfurovum riftiae includes:
- a CDS encoding DUF4395 domain-containing protein produces MHWKTFFEYGEKVPGYEVRVLNEREARAAAAILFVGAFLGLMNGIMLGTAVFSKYFVTFFAIDFTMRVIQPRYAPSLMLGRFFVQNQTPEYVGASQKRFAWALGFVLAWPMFYYLVIDFQPNPIKVLVCLICMALLFFEAAFSICLGCKIFGWIKRKDPRYCPGGVCEMKVKEPIQTFSPAQKVILIVTVIAMGYGIFAYFTKLPDRTMLVKKMKILMMSQAELDAIKKAKEKAQEDAFFNDDEDDDE; encoded by the coding sequence ATGCATTGGAAAACATTTTTTGAGTACGGGGAGAAAGTACCCGGCTATGAAGTGCGGGTATTGAATGAAAGAGAGGCACGTGCCGCGGCGGCTATTTTGTTCGTAGGTGCTTTTCTGGGACTGATGAACGGGATCATGCTCGGTACGGCTGTATTTTCAAAGTACTTTGTAACCTTTTTTGCGATCGATTTCACCATGAGGGTCATACAGCCGCGATATGCGCCCAGTCTGATGCTGGGACGCTTTTTCGTACAGAACCAGACACCTGAGTATGTCGGTGCTTCACAAAAGCGTTTTGCCTGGGCACTGGGCTTTGTGCTGGCCTGGCCGATGTTCTACTATCTGGTCATTGATTTTCAGCCCAATCCCATTAAAGTCCTGGTCTGTCTCATCTGTATGGCACTGCTTTTTTTCGAAGCGGCATTCTCCATCTGTCTGGGGTGCAAGATCTTCGGATGGATCAAAAGAAAAGACCCCCGGTACTGTCCGGGAGGTGTCTGCGAAATGAAGGTCAAAGAGCCGATACAGACCTTTTCTCCGGCACAAAAGGTGATTTTGATCGTGACTGTGATAGCGATGGGGTACGGTATTTTTGCCTATTTTACCAAGCTGCCTGACAGAACGATGCTGGTCAAGAAGATGAAGATCCTGATGATGAGTCAGGCAGAACTCGATGCCATAAAAAAAGCCAAAGAGAAAGCGCAAGAGGATGCCTTCTTCAATGATGATGAAGATGATGATGAATAA
- a CDS encoding efflux RND transporter permease subunit encodes MFEFFHRRPYLIYSVITAIFFIGIYGLIAMPKNLFPDVERPTVIIVTKMPGATAQVVTNVVSKPIEEEVARLSLIRDISSTNMANFSIVKAEFEYDKGLNAAAVDVSNALSIVKGRLPANASPSVYTTGAFTLPVDIITLTPKIKDLSLSEVRKIADSFIKPYLLSNPEIGNVEVFGGFKSAINIYIDPIKAAQYQVNLDTLTKTIAAINKDVPLGFTKGKEGFFTLTFYGEKNQIEQIKALPVKPNLHLGDIARVEWGHEKRFSGYIGNGKEGIALAVQRAPGGSVLDVSNTARAEMEKLKKQYSNIDFQISDTQHDLIETSNDNMLEALRDAIIYTLIVLMFFLGNFRAVIAVGLSIPAVFFGTISVILLFGGELNIVVYTAIILSLGLLIDDAVVIIENIERHISKLGEAPDDAVIKGTKEVLLPDFAGTLSTTVILFPLMFVGGFPEHIFRPLISTLLIALAISYILSVTFIPHIARFLYRNGVTEKNRVELMFDRFYTNTIGRLIVPYVGILRFSNGKRSFLRKLILIVGILVMLALSVKNIMPIIGRDVMPPMDTGIVKIHLKFSSNATVEEATKELTPFLDWLEKQKEVKMSSVAFGSEAGVLSLGSGNLPSEATITINYVNRFERKKTIWEIEEELRDELHKLKGLKSVDVFDFGATALSSIKAPLDIRLRSSDYKELPEIADKVSRKIADIQGLTSMSTSWKNDFSEANVKIDVNKALSYGLTPMGIASQLPVKGQIVSVEGSLSSMSTQNVRVYLDGNFSQNIESLKMFPLHTAHGVIPLSALAKIDHELTEAKIERNKMLYSIDVGAYRSTRPVSQITADANKRLETLDTTGYELLQEGDIVEINDSMHRILKAIAIGVVLDTLLMIIIFRSITLALMMIFILPLTMIGAAWGMLFFGKPSSMPSMVGLLLLFGIVINNSIIVADFYRKYREKESPFESAMESIRIRFRPVMMTTFGTIAGMIPIALEQAVGLERLSPLADVAIGGMIVGSFLTLVYLPMFAYGFDRRK; translated from the coding sequence ATGTTTGAATTTTTCCATCGCAGACCTTACCTTATCTACAGTGTGATCACGGCCATATTTTTTATCGGGATCTATGGGCTGATAGCTATGCCTAAAAACCTTTTTCCCGATGTGGAGCGTCCTACGGTCATTATCGTTACCAAAATGCCGGGGGCAACTGCCCAGGTAGTGACGAACGTGGTCTCCAAACCTATTGAGGAAGAGGTGGCAAGACTCTCACTCATTCGTGATATCAGCTCTACCAATATGGCAAACTTTTCCATCGTCAAAGCAGAATTCGAATATGACAAAGGGCTCAATGCCGCTGCGGTAGATGTGAGCAATGCCCTCTCTATCGTCAAAGGAAGACTGCCAGCGAACGCATCTCCTTCAGTCTATACGACAGGAGCATTCACACTGCCGGTAGACATCATCACCCTCACTCCAAAGATCAAAGACCTTTCTCTTTCCGAAGTGCGAAAGATCGCGGATTCTTTCATAAAACCTTATCTGCTCAGCAATCCGGAAATAGGAAACGTGGAAGTCTTTGGCGGGTTCAAAAGCGCGATCAATATTTATATCGATCCCATTAAAGCGGCGCAGTATCAAGTCAATCTCGATACGCTTACCAAGACCATTGCCGCGATCAACAAAGATGTACCTTTGGGATTTACCAAAGGCAAAGAAGGCTTTTTCACACTCACTTTTTACGGTGAGAAAAACCAGATAGAACAGATCAAGGCGCTTCCTGTCAAACCCAATCTTCATCTGGGTGATATCGCCCGTGTGGAATGGGGGCATGAAAAACGCTTTTCAGGCTATATCGGCAACGGAAAAGAGGGGATCGCGCTTGCTGTGCAGCGTGCTCCGGGAGGTTCTGTCCTTGACGTGAGCAATACGGCCAGGGCAGAAATGGAAAAACTCAAAAAGCAGTACAGCAATATTGATTTTCAGATTTCTGATACGCAGCATGACCTTATTGAAACATCCAATGACAATATGCTTGAAGCACTGAGAGATGCAATCATCTATACGCTGATCGTACTGATGTTCTTTTTGGGGAATTTCCGTGCAGTCATCGCGGTGGGACTTTCCATTCCTGCGGTCTTTTTTGGTACGATATCGGTCATTTTGCTCTTTGGGGGCGAGTTGAACATCGTTGTGTATACGGCCATCATTCTCTCGCTGGGACTGCTCATCGATGATGCGGTCGTCATCATTGAAAATATCGAGCGGCATATCAGTAAATTGGGTGAAGCACCTGATGATGCGGTCATTAAAGGAACCAAAGAGGTGCTTTTGCCCGACTTTGCAGGAACGCTTTCCACCACGGTCATCCTCTTTCCTCTTATGTTCGTCGGCGGTTTTCCTGAACACATTTTCCGTCCGCTTATCAGTACGCTGCTGATCGCATTGGCGATCTCCTACATTCTTTCAGTGACATTCATCCCGCATATCGCACGCTTTCTGTACCGTAACGGGGTAACGGAAAAGAACCGTGTGGAGCTGATGTTCGACAGATTTTATACCAATACGATAGGCAGGCTTATCGTACCGTATGTAGGGATCCTGCGTTTTTCCAACGGTAAACGTTCCTTCCTGCGTAAACTCATACTGATCGTCGGTATTTTGGTGATGCTTGCCCTGAGTGTCAAGAATATCATGCCTATTATCGGCCGTGATGTGATGCCTCCTATGGATACGGGTATCGTGAAGATCCATCTGAAGTTCAGCTCCAATGCCACGGTAGAGGAAGCCACAAAAGAGCTGACACCGTTCCTGGACTGGCTTGAAAAACAAAAAGAGGTCAAGATGAGCTCTGTCGCTTTCGGAAGTGAAGCCGGTGTACTTTCCCTGGGAAGCGGAAACCTTCCGAGCGAAGCAACGATCACCATTAATTATGTCAACCGTTTTGAGCGGAAAAAGACCATTTGGGAAATAGAAGAGGAATTACGCGATGAACTGCACAAACTAAAAGGCCTGAAAAGTGTCGATGTTTTCGATTTCGGTGCTACGGCACTCTCTTCCATCAAGGCGCCGCTTGATATACGTTTGCGTTCGAGCGACTACAAAGAGCTGCCGGAAATAGCAGATAAAGTAAGTCGGAAAATTGCAGATATTCAGGGCCTGACCAGTATGTCGACAAGCTGGAAAAATGATTTTTCGGAAGCCAATGTGAAAATTGACGTGAACAAAGCACTCAGCTACGGGTTGACACCTATGGGTATTGCTTCGCAGCTTCCGGTAAAAGGACAGATCGTCTCTGTGGAGGGAAGTCTGAGCTCCATGAGTACACAAAATGTCAGGGTCTACCTTGACGGCAACTTTTCCCAAAATATCGAAAGTCTGAAGATGTTCCCTCTGCATACGGCACACGGGGTGATCCCTTTGTCCGCGCTTGCAAAGATCGATCACGAACTGACCGAAGCCAAAATAGAAAGAAATAAAATGCTCTACAGCATCGATGTGGGTGCGTACCGTTCAACCCGCCCTGTATCCCAGATCACTGCCGATGCGAACAAACGCCTTGAAACACTCGATACCACAGGCTATGAACTCCTTCAGGAAGGTGATATCGTCGAGATCAACGACAGTATGCATCGGATCCTCAAGGCTATCGCTATCGGTGTGGTGCTCGATACGCTGTTGATGATCATTATCTTCCGTTCGATCACACTGGCGCTCATGATGATCTTCATTCTTCCGCTTACGATGATCGGAGCGGCATGGGGTATGCTCTTTTTCGGAAAACCAAGCTCTATGCCGAGTATGGTCGGTCTCCTGCTTCTTTTTGGTATTGTGATCAACAACAGTATTATCGTGGCGGATTTTTATCGTAAATACCGTGAAAAGGAGTCTCCTTTCGAAAGTGCCATGGAAAGCATTCGTATCAGATTCCGGCCTGTGATGATGACAACATTCGGTACCATCGCAGGGATGATCCCTATTGCGCTGGAACAGGCTGTCGGGCTTGAACGTCTTTCCCCCCTGGCAGATGTTGCCATAGGGGGAATGATCGTCGGTTCTTTTCTGACACTGGTGTATCTTCCTATGTTCGCTTATGGTTTTGACAGGAGGAAATAG
- a CDS encoding efflux RND transporter periplasmic adaptor subunit yields the protein MTKKTKIITALVIGAVIGAGILAIKKKKHELSEIPVMKSYAMVVSTMDVKKAHVLLTLPYLATVKSDKSVLLSSRIAARVEQLAQCGSSVKKGDVVVSLDQRDLKDKKTALLLQINSAKADLSAKKIALSTTIASHKRTHDLLRVKGASREKFDKEKSQIESLKAAITSLENRVSILHANLSEIQTALSYAVLTAPQNATVSKCFINPGDMAMPGKPLLRLESDEGKYLLLRSADTVNVSSLLYAGKEYPVLALKHTFNGLREYRADIHTDRPDDEQVSVSLVIYDDAGVKVPLDALLQTEGKNYCFVAHGNKAEVRQVQIVARGVEGLIVKGLKEGEKIVIAKPDILLQLLGGKPIAVKQHK from the coding sequence ATGACAAAAAAAACAAAAATCATCACTGCCTTGGTGATAGGAGCCGTTATCGGAGCAGGTATTTTGGCTATCAAGAAAAAAAAGCATGAATTGTCTGAAATACCTGTTATGAAATCCTATGCTATGGTGGTCTCCACTATGGATGTCAAGAAAGCCCATGTGCTGTTGACCCTGCCGTATCTGGCAACGGTCAAAAGTGACAAAAGCGTTCTTCTCTCTTCGCGTATTGCTGCACGGGTGGAGCAACTTGCCCAATGCGGAAGCTCTGTCAAAAAAGGTGATGTCGTTGTTTCGCTCGATCAGCGTGACCTCAAAGACAAAAAAACGGCACTCTTGCTTCAGATCAATTCTGCCAAAGCAGACTTGTCAGCCAAAAAGATCGCTTTGTCTACGACCATTGCCAGTCACAAGCGTACACATGATCTTTTGCGGGTAAAAGGTGCTTCAAGAGAGAAGTTCGATAAAGAAAAAAGCCAGATCGAAAGCCTGAAAGCGGCTATAACATCTTTGGAGAACAGAGTTTCCATTCTTCATGCCAATCTTTCGGAGATACAGACAGCTTTGAGCTATGCCGTACTGACTGCACCGCAGAATGCCACAGTCTCCAAATGTTTCATCAACCCCGGTGATATGGCCATGCCCGGAAAACCTCTCCTGAGACTGGAGAGTGATGAGGGGAAGTATCTCCTGCTGCGAAGTGCAGATACGGTCAATGTCAGCTCTCTTCTCTATGCAGGAAAAGAGTATCCTGTGCTGGCTCTGAAACATACCTTCAACGGTTTACGTGAATACCGTGCGGATATCCATACCGACCGTCCTGATGACGAGCAGGTCTCTGTTTCCCTGGTCATCTATGACGATGCAGGTGTGAAAGTACCTCTGGATGCTTTGCTCCAGACAGAAGGAAAGAACTATTGTTTTGTCGCACACGGGAACAAGGCAGAAGTGCGTCAGGTGCAGATAGTTGCAAGAGGTGTTGAAGGTTTGATCGTGAAAGGGCTGAAAGAAGGTGAAAAGATCGTGATCGCCAAACCGGATATTTTGCTTCAGCTTCTGGGCGGTAAACCTATTGCCGTCAAGCAGCACAAGTAA
- a CDS encoding TolC family protein: MNYKLLLACMAAALQLQATSITSLLDTLEKRPEYRLDMLDVEKSALGKQTVSDKLMPTVGLYAGYEISSSPNGMLPIPPNTLIGMVKDQSIGQPFSKNIFREGVSFTWPLFVKSLYTLEEKAELLNLAAKEKRQLNLIQREAVVVGSVAQLRYLEALKSALNAKKRSIQQTEVTTKMKVKEGRAPQSAIFVLNSHVNELDIAMNNIDQSINLLISKIETLTGVHLTQSLPLRVKASVRRGEIFALRPLRSKAEAGKKGMKAANEAYIPSIVTKGNYTLSQADAYNNGRSLHEDYGTAGVYLSMPLFDASKGTASEQAKVDYLKEKTTLDQTEHRLRVQARQLEQEMRLLKKSVALARKSVADQKRLLKIAKVSLTNGTITQEEYLRYEDALADAKAVLYKAEAQRWQDMAQLAVIYGNDLRRIVK, from the coding sequence ATGAACTATAAACTATTGTTGGCCTGTATGGCTGCAGCATTGCAGCTTCAGGCCACATCCATTACCTCGTTACTCGATACACTCGAGAAACGGCCCGAATACAGACTGGATATGCTGGATGTGGAAAAGAGTGCATTGGGAAAACAGACAGTGAGTGACAAGCTGATGCCGACCGTCGGCCTCTATGCCGGATACGAAATATCCAGCTCACCCAACGGTATGCTGCCTATACCGCCAAATACCTTGATCGGGATGGTGAAAGACCAGAGTATCGGGCAGCCTTTCAGCAAGAACATCTTTCGCGAAGGGGTCAGTTTTACCTGGCCGCTGTTCGTCAAGTCTCTCTATACGCTCGAAGAGAAAGCGGAACTTCTCAATCTGGCTGCCAAAGAGAAGAGACAACTCAATCTCATCCAGAGAGAAGCGGTTGTGGTCGGTTCTGTAGCGCAACTGCGTTATCTGGAAGCGCTGAAAAGTGCCTTGAATGCCAAAAAACGTTCCATACAGCAGACGGAGGTCACCACAAAAATGAAAGTCAAAGAGGGGCGGGCGCCCCAAAGTGCGATCTTTGTACTCAACAGCCATGTCAATGAGCTTGATATTGCGATGAACAACATTGACCAGAGTATCAATCTTTTGATCTCCAAGATCGAAACACTGACAGGGGTGCATCTGACACAGAGTCTGCCCCTGCGTGTCAAAGCGTCGGTCAGAAGGGGAGAGATATTTGCACTCAGGCCGCTGCGCAGCAAGGCGGAAGCCGGCAAAAAAGGTATGAAAGCAGCGAATGAAGCCTATATCCCCAGTATCGTGACAAAGGGAAACTACACGCTTTCCCAGGCGGATGCCTACAATAACGGCAGGTCACTGCATGAGGATTACGGAACAGCCGGTGTCTATCTCTCCATGCCGCTTTTTGATGCTTCCAAAGGAACGGCATCAGAGCAGGCAAAAGTGGACTACCTCAAAGAGAAGACGACACTTGACCAGACGGAACACAGGCTTAGGGTACAGGCCAGACAGCTGGAACAGGAGATGCGGCTTTTGAAAAAATCTGTCGCACTGGCACGAAAAAGTGTTGCAGACCAAAAGAGGCTGCTGAAGATCGCCAAAGTTTCCCTGACGAACGGCACGATCACCCAGGAGGAGTATTTGCGTTATGAAGATGCTCTGGCGGATGCCAAAGCGGTACTGTATAAAGCAGAAGCACAAAGATGGCAGGATATGGCGCAACTGGCGGTAATTTACGGAAATGACTTGAGAAGGATTGTAAAATGA
- a CDS encoding TetR/AcrR family transcriptional regulator, whose translation MSKKIQKRDAEVSKQLIITHAIELFSQKGYASASMDELAERCGLNKAMVFYYFKNKKGLYEAVMRKVLVEIQQTIVEENKRHSTPKEELEGFIRTYAKFACEHPYLPSLLLKELSDSGAVVPEMLFASMRQLFALFSDILKRGEEEGCFNDAVPMILYFMVLGTLNLMITTKPLRIKASQMEDIKVDTCASCDIEEIADYVVEKIFSMLTATGKGDSI comes from the coding sequence ATGTCTAAAAAAATACAGAAACGTGATGCAGAAGTTTCCAAACAGCTGATCATTACCCATGCCATAGAGCTTTTTTCCCAAAAAGGCTATGCTTCGGCTTCGATGGATGAGCTGGCAGAACGCTGCGGATTGAACAAAGCGATGGTCTTTTACTATTTCAAGAATAAAAAAGGACTCTATGAAGCGGTCATGCGAAAAGTGCTTGTCGAGATACAGCAGACGATCGTCGAAGAGAACAAGCGGCACAGTACACCCAAAGAGGAATTGGAAGGTTTTATTCGTACCTATGCGAAATTCGCCTGCGAACATCCCTATCTGCCTTCACTGCTGCTCAAAGAACTCAGTGACAGCGGTGCAGTCGTACCTGAGATGCTTTTTGCTTCCATGAGACAGCTCTTTGCACTTTTCAGTGATATTCTGAAAAGAGGGGAAGAGGAAGGGTGTTTTAACGATGCTGTACCGATGATACTCTATTTTATGGTCCTTGGTACGCTGAACCTGATGATCACCACAAAACCGCTGCGTATCAAAGCATCACAGATGGAAGATATCAAGGTAGATACCTGCGCTTCCTGCGATATAGAGGAGATCGCTGACTATGTGGTGGAAAAAATATTCAGTATGCTGACAGCGACAGGAAAAGGAGACTCGATATGA
- a CDS encoding uracil-DNA glycosylase: MKNLHNALLLKQLYQLKQLGYKYTNITPYQEEKIDLSLPNTLESLQKQALNCHLCDLSKSRQKVVFGEGNPHADILIIGEGPGATEDSTGKPFVGRSGELLSKMLENVLGLKRADVYITNIVKCRPPNNRVPTPTEAHTCQPYLLKQIELIKPKLILTLGATAYHYLTGDDTGITKVRGSVHTYGAATLIPTYHPSYLLRNPSAKKEVFEDLLKIKELMKKF; the protein is encoded by the coding sequence ATGAAAAATCTGCACAATGCCCTTCTTTTAAAACAGCTTTACCAACTCAAACAGCTAGGCTACAAATATACCAATATCACACCCTATCAAGAGGAAAAAATAGACCTTTCCCTGCCGAACACACTTGAATCTCTGCAGAAACAGGCACTGAACTGCCACCTCTGCGACCTGAGTAAAAGCCGGCAGAAGGTCGTCTTTGGCGAAGGAAACCCCCATGCGGATATCCTCATTATCGGAGAGGGGCCGGGAGCGACGGAGGACAGCACAGGAAAACCGTTCGTCGGACGTTCTGGAGAACTGCTTTCCAAGATGCTCGAGAATGTACTGGGTCTCAAAAGAGCCGATGTCTACATCACCAACATCGTCAAGTGCCGTCCGCCAAACAACCGTGTTCCTACACCCACGGAGGCACATACCTGTCAGCCCTACCTGCTCAAACAGATAGAGCTCATCAAACCCAAACTCATCCTGACGCTAGGTGCCACGGCATACCACTACCTTACCGGTGACGATACAGGCATTACTAAGGTCAGGGGAAGCGTTCACACCTATGGTGCAGCCACACTGATCCCCACCTATCATCCAAGCTACCTGCTTAGAAATCCCAGTGCGAAAAAAGAGGTGTTTGAAGATCTGTTGAAAATTAAAGAGTTGATGAAGAAGTTTTAG
- a CDS encoding nucleotidyltransferase family protein, whose protein sequence is MTTVVLLAAGRSSRTSGLKQLYRVDGEYLINIQTGILQSYGFDVAVVLGYEYEKIRRVLAKNVTVVYNENYDEGMFSSVKKAFQSLDREALVFCHIDRPVPDLSVFKALLENGKRVAVALYNGKKAPPVRIHASVKDSLLDSDLKRLDHWVSAEDDVAYVDVDDPKVHYNANTDEALKQYFG, encoded by the coding sequence ATGACCACGGTCGTTCTGCTTGCTGCGGGAAGGTCAAGCCGGACCTCTGGGCTGAAACAGCTTTACCGGGTGGACGGAGAGTATCTCATCAATATCCAGACTGGAATCCTACAGTCGTACGGTTTTGATGTGGCAGTGGTTTTGGGATATGAATATGAGAAGATACGGAGGGTTCTTGCCAAGAATGTGACGGTCGTATATAATGAAAATTATGATGAGGGAATGTTTTCCTCGGTAAAAAAGGCTTTTCAGTCTCTGGACAGAGAAGCACTTGTCTTCTGCCATATCGACCGTCCTGTACCGGATCTGTCCGTATTTAAAGCACTGTTGGAAAATGGAAAGAGGGTCGCCGTTGCCTTGTACAATGGAAAAAAGGCGCCACCGGTCAGGATACATGCTTCGGTAAAAGATTCTTTGCTCGATTCCGATCTAAAACGTCTTGACCACTGGGTTTCGGCAGAAGATGATGTGGCTTATGTTGATGTGGATGATCCAAAAGTACATTACAATGCAAATACCGATGAAGCATTGAAGCAATATTTCGGCTGA
- a CDS encoding FAD binding domain-containing protein codes for MKYYRPEDINGAKKLLSDHPDFLLLCGSTDVAVALKKQKKEVNGIIDIGLLDELRYIETDIGTIRIGALATITDILEHAGISANLPLLAEAAEQFASRQIRNLATLGGNIANASPAADLTAVLLVLDAMITLGSEEGERTIMLEDLFCGYKCTKLDHEVILSISIPLQKHKWYYRKTGPRERLNISKVSLAVTRSSKGYAVSGTSLNPYAKRFTHLEELLNSGHINDATIKEALAQDISPSGSFRSTKAYRMRVACNMVKEALSKLEA; via the coding sequence ATGAAGTATTACCGGCCAGAGGATATAAACGGTGCAAAAAAACTGTTGTCTGACCACCCTGATTTTCTTTTACTGTGTGGAAGTACCGATGTGGCAGTTGCATTGAAAAAACAAAAAAAAGAGGTCAATGGTATTATAGATATCGGTCTTCTGGATGAATTGCGCTATATTGAAACAGATATAGGTACGATCCGGATCGGAGCATTGGCGACCATTACCGATATTTTGGAACATGCGGGGATTTCTGCCAATCTGCCGCTGCTTGCAGAGGCTGCTGAACAGTTCGCCTCCAGACAGATACGAAACCTGGCAACACTCGGAGGCAATATCGCCAATGCCTCACCTGCAGCCGATCTAACCGCAGTACTGCTGGTGCTTGATGCGATGATCACTCTGGGATCTGAAGAGGGAGAGCGGACCATCATGCTCGAGGATCTTTTTTGTGGTTACAAGTGTACCAAACTGGACCATGAGGTCATACTTTCCATCAGTATTCCTTTGCAGAAACACAAGTGGTATTACAGAAAAACAGGACCGAGGGAACGGCTGAATATTTCAAAGGTAAGTCTTGCAGTAACAAGAAGCAGCAAAGGTTATGCTGTCAGCGGTACCTCTCTCAATCCGTATGCCAAGCGTTTCACGCATTTGGAAGAGTTGCTGAACTCAGGTCATATCAACGATGCAACGATCAAAGAGGCGCTGGCACAGGATATTTCCCCTTCAGGCTCTTTCCGCTCGACCAAAGCCTATCGTATGCGTGTGGCATGCAATATGGTCAAAGAAGCGCTCTCAAAGCTGGAAGCATGA
- a CDS encoding (2Fe-2S)-binding protein — MQIRCTINGETCTFECEAEQRALDVLREQGLLSVKEGCGEGECGACSIYFNGRLVNACLMLAPQMQDARIETLEGLQKETETIRRNFVEAGAVQCGFCTPGFVMRAHDYIRHNGSKEIKNIKEALDGNVCRCTGYQKIAEAISKSIP, encoded by the coding sequence ATGCAGATAAGATGTACGATAAACGGTGAAACGTGTACTTTTGAATGTGAAGCTGAACAGCGTGCACTTGACGTGCTCAGAGAGCAAGGTTTGCTTTCTGTCAAAGAGGGGTGCGGAGAAGGAGAATGCGGTGCGTGCAGCATCTACTTCAACGGCAGATTGGTCAATGCCTGTCTTATGTTGGCACCCCAGATGCAGGATGCCCGGATAGAGACACTTGAAGGGTTGCAGAAAGAGACAGAGACGATACGCAGGAATTTTGTCGAAGCAGGGGCCGTACAGTGCGGCTTCTGTACTCCGGGTTTTGTGATGCGTGCCCACGATTACATCCGGCATAACGGCAGCAAAGAGATCAAAAATATCAAAGAGGCGCTGGATGGCAATGTCTGTCGCTGTACCGGCTATCAGAAGATCGCAGAAGCCATTTCAAAGAGTATTCCATGA